The sequence below is a genomic window from Sulfuracidifex metallicus DSM 6482 = JCM 9184.
ACATACTGTACGAAGGATTATTTATCACAATAGTTGAAGATGGGCTTAGAAAGTTGTAGAATATAGATCTAAGCGATCCATCTGCTCCTGGTGACGCGTAAACCATATCCTTGTCTACTTTGTTATATTCAGCAACTAGTTCCCTAAACCTTTCTAACAACTCTGGGTTTTGATATCTGTTGCAATTGAGCATTGCCCTCGATGCTTTCTCTATTACCACCTCTGGTGGTCTAAAAGGAGACTCATTTAGATGTAACCTAATCCCTTCCTTTATATCTGTAAAATCATATTCCTTGGCTTGGAGAAGCCAGGGTTTTATTTTATTCTTTATCTCGGTTGGTGCAATAATGAACCCGAACGGCTATTCTTTCTCTTTGCTTAAAAATGTTACTGAAGTGCGGAAGTGTAGTATAAGAAAAGGTTTTTCTTTAATGCAGGAATTTTTCAGTCATGAAGTTCATCGACTTCCTCTTGAAGAATCAAAAAATTGTGATCTACTCTTACTATAAAATGGTGAGTGCTATTATAATCCTGGAAGTAGGGAGAAGGCTCTTTTCACAAGGCGAAAAAGTATGCGTGATCCACGGTGACGAACTAATGAAATACTTAGAGCCCGATTTCCCCTTCGAATGTATGGAATCTTCAAAGGTTCTGGTTTATGATCCTGAGGATATTCCCGTTCCAAAGAGTTTCCTCTTATTAACCACATTCGACAAAAAGAAGAAGTACGAAGGAAGCGTAACGGTAGACGTAAACAAGGTTGGACAGAACCTTTATGTTGCAACTTCAAATTGTAATTTCAGATTCAGAATCGTCAAGGGAAAAATAGAGGACGTCCATATTAGTACCTTGGAGGAAAATATAATTTCCTTTTTACAAGAGTTTGGTGAGTCAACATTGAAGGAAATTTCAGACATAATTTCGTCTCGGGAAAAAGTAGGAAGAGATGAAGTAAGAAGAAAACTTCTAGAGTTAAGGGCAATGGGAATGATTGAGATAAATGGAACTAAAGTGACTTTACTCAATAATAATAGCAGGCTTCATAGGTAGAGAATCCTTTTTATACTTCTCTGAATCCCCCTTTTCAAACGTCTTGACTTCCACCTCTAAACCGAGTTTAGCCTTAAGGTAAGGTGAAAGCTCCTTTGCTACCTCCGTTTCGTCTATTGCCATACTTGCCATCTTCTTCATTTTTTCATCCATTGACATAGCATAGTTGAATATCTTTTGCATGTATTTGGCAGTTTCCTTATCTGTCGGCTTAACCTTATTCATGAAACCCTTCATTCCCTCTTCTGCAGTTATTGACTCTATTGCCTTCTTTAGAGATTCCTGTGCGTCATTTCCAGCTACTAGTATTTTTACTTTGCTCGGTTTACCCTTATAGATATTTAATATGGACTTTATGTCATATAAGAGTTTCTCATAATAGCTATGTTCAATTTCAACAACCTCGTTGATAGAACTTGCATCGACCTCTACCCATTTTTCAGTAACAACCAGCGTGTTATTACCTAACTTGTGCCACATCTCCTCTGCGAAGTGAGGAGAAAATGGAGCAATAATTTTAACCCAATCATTAATTAATTCCTGCATTAACTTTTTATTAGGAGTCCTTCCTTCGCTCTTAACCAACTCGAAGTATTCTTGTACCTGAGAGGATAGAACGAAAACTGCCTCGTTGAACGCATCCCTAAAGTCCATATTCTCCATGTAATTTGTTACGTTCTTTTTCATAGAATTGAAAACAGAATATAACCATCTTTCTGGGAACTTGATTTCCGACGAATTGAATTCCTTCAGTTGATCTGTAAGCTGATAGAAGAACTTGTACGTATCTCCTATGCTTTTTACCAGACTTTCTGAGAAATTAACGTCACTACCCATCTCTGCTGTTGCAGAAAGGACGGCCCTAACTAGATCTGCGCTATACATCCTGATGCTTTTTCTTAGAGGCACTATGTTTCTGAGACTCTTACTCATCTTCTTGCCTTCATATAAAAGAAGGCCGTTAACCGCTACGCCACGGGGCCACTTCGCTTCGGGAAATATGCCAGCGTGATTGAAGATAAAGAAGCTCAGGTGATTAGGCACTAGATCTCTTCCGCTGTGTCTGAAATCCAATGGATACCAGTAATCAAATTCGCTTTTCAGATCGTTTAATATCGCCTTGTTTATTCCAGTCTTTTTAGATATGTCCTCAGCATCACCTATGCCAAGCAGTAAATAGTCCCAGAACTCTATCGTCATCTGAGATGGAATTAGCTTGTATTCCCTTATCTTATGTACGACAGTATAGAACGCCATGTAAATCGTGGAGTCGCTCAGACTTTCAATTATCCATTTTTTATCCCAGGGAAGCGGAGTTCCAAGTCCTCTGGTTCTTGCACATGCTCTCTTCTCTAACCAGCCTAATGCATAGTCAAACTCTTTCCTAACTTCCTCAGGAACAACTCTCATGGAATACAATAACTTTCTAGCAAGCGATTTCCACTCTGGATTGCCATAGTCAAGAAACCACTGATCCTTCAATATCTTCACAACCACCTCATTACCACATCTACAGTAAACTGGACGATTCATAATTTCGTATATTTTCCTTCCTATCCCTTCCGAAATGATGAAATCGGTAATTGCTTTCCTGGCTTCAGGCACACTCATACCACTTATCGTCTTGAGCCTCTCAGCATACTCTGGCTTAGCTAGACTTATTGCATCACCCCTTATTTTTCCTTTATTGTACTCTGCTCTGTACAATTGTTCTGTCAGCTTCTGAAGGTCTTCCTTACCGTTAACTTGAGCGTTATCAATTAGATCTCTAGTTGGTATATCTGAAAAACCTTCAACCTTTACTACGGGTATTATCTTGATATCAGGTTTTAGCTTCTTAATGTAATAGTAGTCGAATGGAGCATGAGCTGGGACGCTCATAACAACTCCAGTTCCTACCATAGGGTCTACGAAATCTGCGCCCAGTATAGGTACCTTGTTGCCAGTGACTGGATTTAGAACCTCTTTGCCCTTCAGATCACTTCCTTTAATTTCCCCTACTACTTTCACGTTATCGGTCTGGAAGGAAATCTTAAGCGCCGATCTATCTGAAACTAGAAGTCTTCTACCATAAGCCTCTACTATTTTGTATTTTTCGTCTGGATTAACCCAAACTGCTACTACTCCAAAGATAGTTTCCGGTCTGAGCGTGGCAGCTGGCAAAATTACGTCGTCCATAACGAAATATATAAGAACATATTCTCCTATGTCAGGTTCCATATCTCCTTTCGTGTCATGCATTCCAACGGGTATGTTATGAACTGGGCACCATCCCACGGGATGGGTATCCCTTACAATGTAGCCTCTATCATGCAACTTTTTAAACTGCCATAAAACGAAGGTGGAAAATTCGGAGTCAATCGTGGTAAATTCCCTTCTCCAATCTATCCCTAAGCCTAGCTCCTTCATTGCCTTCTTTATGTCTTCTTTGAAATACGTAGCCATGAACAGTGGCTCTGATAGTTTAGGTATGACTTCATCAGGTATATCATAAATTTCTTTAAAAATAGAAATAAGTTCCTTATCCCCCTTGGCTATATCATCTGCCATTGCAATGATTGGAGTTCCGGTAAAGTGAAACGCCATGGGGAAAAGTATATTGTAACCCATCATTCTCTTAAATCTAGAGTAAACGTCAGCGGTAACATAAGACCTACCGTGACCTATATGCATTGGGCTATTAGGGTAAGGGAATGCGGCGGTTGAGTAAAACTTTGGCTTATTAGGATCAGGATTGCCCTCATAAACTTTCCTCTTATTCCACTCTTCCTGCCATTTTGCTGCAATCGAATTCAGGAAGTTTATAAACTCATTTGATGAGATAACTCGTCACCATAGTGAAGTAATGCAAATAAATTATAAACATTATATTTTCTAATACATTATGTTCACCAAGAAAGGAGACTCTGGAGAAACGGATGTAATAAGAAAGAGAGTCGGAAAGGATTCTCCGCTTGTAAACTTCCTAGGAGACCTTGACGAACTTAACTCTTTTCTAGGAATGGCTTACCTCAAAGCTAAATGGGACGACATAAAAAGGGACATAGAAAGGTTGCAACATGAAATTTTTATCATAGGGGAGGATGTCTCTACTGGAAACAACAAAATAGATCAGAACTTCGTTAAATGGATCGAAGAAAGAACCGTAGAATACAGAAAGGAGAGTGGTCCAGTAAGGTTATTTGTAATTCCGGGAGGAGGAGAATGTGGAGCATCTGTGCACATCGCAAGGGCAGTATGTAGGAGAGTTGAAAGAAATACAGTAAAGTACTCAAAGGAACTAGAACCTTTCAATAAATGGATAATTGTTTACTTGAACCGCGCTTCATCTCTACTTTTCTCAATTGCGATAGTCTGCAATAAAAGAGATAATGTGTCAGAAAGGATTCATGACATTGGAAGGTATTTCTGATATTCCTGAGATAAAAGCCCTGACCTTATCAACAGTTCGCAGTTTTTACAAATTCTTCTTCCATAGCTTGTTGGATCTCCACATATTTCGCAACGGGGCAGTTCTGTAAAAGACGCGTTTGACCTAATTTTCTGAGATATTTCGTCGAATTGCTCTAATATCTTTAAAAGCGACCCAGGTCTCTCTTCCTCTAAAGAATATATGAGGTCCCTTACCTTCGCTCTTAAGGTTGGTTTGTTAACTATGTGAGGACACTCCACCTCTTGGAACGAGTAACCTTTGAGATAAGCATACATAGTTGTTTCCCATTCATATATCTTCCTTAGCGGTTTCACTCTAGTGACGAACTTACCGCTCACCTTTATTGGTACATCGCCAAGCCTTATCAGCCTGCTCAAGTCACCTCTAATCAAGTTTATCATTATTGTTTGAACCTCATCGTCAAGGTTATGTCCAGTAGCTACCAGATCCGTTCCGTACAGAATGCCTGCGTTATTTATCAACTTCCTCCTGAATCCTCCACAGAAAGTACACGGAGACACGTTCATACCCTTGACTTCTGATGATCTAACCATTTCGTCTAAGGTATAACCTACTTCACTTTTGAATGAGGTAGAAACAAGTTGAACTCCTAGAGTCTCCATGTATTTTCTCAACTTTTCGGCCTGTTCGGCTCTATTATATCCGCCTATGCCCTCGACAATATTAAATGCGACAATCCTAGACGCTGAAATAAAGGAAGATATTGCGTCAACTAGCACTAGACTATCCTTTCCCCCTGAAACTGCAAGTAGAACTTTCCTCGAATTTAATATCCCTTGTTTTTCCGCTTCTTTCCTAACTCTCTCTTTTACATCGTTGAAGAAGCAATCTTTACATAGAGAACGACCACTGTGAGGCTGAAATATTATAGCCTCGTTCTTATGACATACATCACATGTCATTCCTTCCTCTCCTGCTATCTACCATTTTTGAACCGCTTACGACTTCATCTATACTATGAATCGCACATCCTTCTTCTTCAAGTGTGTTCTTAACGTTCTCAAAGTCTATGTTTTCACCTTCGACCACTATCATAAGTCCCATGGTCTCAACGTCCATATCGGTGACGCTTATGTTAACTCCTTCAATGCCCTTATGTTCAACTATTTTTTCAGCTAACTCCACTATAGATATACCTTTAATTGGTTTTAGAACGTCAAGAACTAGTCGTCTTATAGCCAACTTTCATCAGATCGTAATATATTATCCCTAATTACGTTAAAAGTTTTGTCAGCTAGCTTAATCTTGTATTGGATTTCCTTACACTATATAGATTTATGATACAGACTTATTAAGAAATTCAGAGACATGAATTTAGTTAGTTGGTGACTATGACTATGATTCCCTTAAATGTACAAACATAGTTAAATGTCTACCAATTTTCTACTTTTATTTGCTTTATGACGCCTAGTGCAGGTTTAAAATATATTAATATTATAAATAATTATTGAAATAATAATATATTTTTATATATATCTTAATAAAATATAAAAAGATATTATTTATCTATCTAGTTTAAGACACAATTATGAACATATTACTAGCCAAAATTGACATATGCATTGAGACCATATCGATTAGTAACCTTATTTTTAATGATTTATTCAAGAATTAACTTTAAAAAATAGGCAATAAAAAATGGAAAATTAAGAATTAACTTTAAATAGGAAGGGGGGTAGGCTATAAGATAGCTTCGGGGGGTTGATAAATATGATGGGGGCAGAGGTAAGGTATTTCCCAAAAGTAGTCGGGAAGCAAGTATACGGTAGCTTGTACGACTGCGATGTTAACATATTGAAGGATACTGAAAAGCTACAGGAGATCGTTAAGGATGCTTCAAAGGAGGGCAACATGACACTCCTTGATATAAAGTCTTGGAAAATTGGAGAAGGTGTAAGCGTAGTCGCAATAATTCTGGAGAGTCATATAACTATACACACTTGGCCTGAATACAACTTCGCAACCGTCGACGTATACTCATGTGGCGCACATACGGATCCTCATAAGGCTTTCTACTATATTGCCAAAGAACTAAAAAGCAAAAGGTACGAAATAAAGGAGGCTGATAGGTCATCGGAGTTCTGATAGTAGGTGGTGGAATAGCAGGGCTACTACTTGCCTCAAGATTACAAGACAAAGGTTTTTCTCCTTTAGTCTTTGATAGAAGAAGAATTGTTGGAAAAAAATGCACGGGCGTAATTAGTAGAGATACGTTTTACAAACTTAAAGTAAGCAAAGAATTTGTTGATAGGGAGTTCAAGACAATAGTTATACATCATGAGAAAAATCAAGTTTTCGTATCTACTGACGTGTTAAGATTAAACAGAGCTAGGCTAGAACAAGAACTTTGGAAAAACCTAAAAGTCGAAATAGGAAACGCAGAAATTCTAAGTAACGGAGTCTTAGTAAATGGAAGAAAAATCGAAGGGAACGTAATTAACTGCTCTGGATGGAAAGGAAATGCGAAATGGGTAAAGGCGATAGAGCTTTTAATTGACGTTGATGTAGGTGAAGAGATACATGTCTACTTAGACAAGAGAAATCCAGCGGGTTTCTCTTGGAGTGTTCCTTTACCTTATGGGACCCTAGTTGGTGCATTATCTTACTCCGACCCAAGACAGTTTTTACCCCATGTAAAAGGTCGTGTAATTGAAATGCATGGTGGCGCGATACCGAGGGTTAGACCTTTAGAACCTAATGTTAGATCATTAGGTGACGCAACTGGCAACATTAAGACTTTCACTGGTGGAGGTATATTTGGAATTGCAACGTTAATAGACCCATTGGTCGACTTCATGTCTGGGGATCCTAAAGGTTACTTTGAAACTTATAAGAAAATATCATCAGAAGTGCAAAAACAGTATAAACTCACTTCTCTCTTAGAGAGAACTTGGAGACTCGCTTTACTAAGCGTTAAGCTATTTAATGGAAAGACGATAACCGTTAAGGAGGAATTCGACTTCCATTCACTTCTTCCCTCGATTCCTCACTAGATTGTAACAGCCTTCTCCTCTCTCTATAAAACCTTCCTCAATCAACTTAGATATGACTTCTTCTGGTTCCTTAACGCCTTGGGTTCTTAACTCCTTCACAGCAATTATCTCTCCTACTGATATGTAAGTGGAGAAGTACTTCTTAGTTATTTCAACTTCCTTTTCTGCGAATACCATAACAAACTTTTAAGTTATACGCGATTTAACGTTTTCGTGGAAGCCAGGGCTTTTCTCCAACTAATAAGGATTCACAATGTCATAGGAGCTATGTTAGGTGACCTAATGGGTTATCTAGTGTCTTCCTTCTGGCATGTGAACTTAGTTCAGATGGTCCTTTCAATGCTGGTTGTAGGTCTAGTTGCAGGAGGGGGTTACGTCATAAACGATTACTTCGACGTGAACATAGATAAAATAAACAAACCAGATAGACCTATCCCGTCTGGAAGGATAAGCGGATCAAAGGCCAGGAAGATAGCACTGTCCATGTTCGTAGCGGGTGTCTTATTTTCAATTCCGTTAGGAATAGTACCATTTTCAATAGCTATGTTTACAATAGTCATGTTATATTTGTACGCTAAAGACCTAAAAAGGACAGGAATCCCTGGAAATTTGACTGTAGCTCTAACCAACGGTTTGTCCATATTCTATGGAGGTTCGGCTTACATGGAAGGTGACTGGTTGTTGAAGGTCATTCTTCCTACGTTATATTCCTTCTTCCTAACCTTGGTTCGAGAATTCGTGAAAGGAATTGAAGATTACAATGGAGACAAGGCTAACTCTGTTACAACTTTAGCAGTGACAAAAGGAATAGGAACAGCATGGAGAATAAGCAAGATCTTATTGATTTTAGTAATAGTCGTGTCACCTCTCCCCATACTTTTCGGCTTTAATTTGAGCTATATTTTACTTATAGTGGTTGCGTTCATTCCATCGGTAGTTCTTTCATTAATCCAAAAGCCATCTATCGAATCCGCTGCAAAGGCAAGAAGTTACTTAAAGGTGTCAATGCTCACTGGAATTGTGGCTTTCCTTCTCGGCAGTGCACCTTTCATCCCAAAGGTCTATCTATCACAACACGCATACCTGATTTTATTCCAACTACTCTTAAGTTTACATTAGTAACGCCGTTAGTTAGTTGCATGACTTTCTCCGATAATTCCTGATTGGGCGAAACTGATGAATAAACCTTAAAAAATTTAGTAATCCCATTAACTGTTAGATTCATAATAACTTTATCTAATGGAACTTCACTTTCGTTCTTAACGTAAACCAATAAATTACCATCCTTTGTACTCAACTGGGGATTAAGCCTTATTTCAGGAGACTTAGTGGAAAAAGTTCCATAGAAAATTATCGCAATATACTCGCTTTCACTTATTACGTTCACTTTGCCATCATCGTGAATTTCCACCTCATCTGACTCATAATTGTAATAGCTGGAAAAGTAGTTATTCCTTTCTGTCAATATCCTTGCGGACCCGTTCCTTCCTCCCATGACTAGAATTCCTCTACCTATGCTTTCTAACTCTAAGTTCTCGTTTTCCCTTAGAATCATCATCCCAGCGTCCAGGGAATACTTGGTTTTTATATCTTGATCTGGATAAAAAGCCACAACGACTAAGCTTAACAAACTCAAAGGGTCCATTGAAGATTTGACGAAACTGAGCTCGTTCTTTCCTTCCTTTCCGAACGGCGATATGTCGTAGATAATTGTGGATAACGCCCTCTTGTCCTCAATTAATTCTATGTTTGGCTTGAATTCTTTGCTTAAAGAAAAATCATTGACCCACATTCTTAGCTTCGGCATGCTTTTCAAATCCCTCTCGGCTGATGCTATAATGTAAAGTTTCGCTGGCTTCTTTTCTAGTTCAAAGGCATAGCCAACGCTTCTCTTTACGTTATCTAAAGGAATCCCTCTGAAGGATTGAACCTCTAGCGAACCATCGAAGTCTCCCTCATCAAATGTACGTAAGTCTCCTTTCGGCATATATTAAAGTCTGGAGTAGACAAAATAAAATGAATGCTGAACAAAGTCTTAGCCTCCATCAGAAGGGTAGATGTAATAGTGGAAGTTTTGGATTCAAGAGAGCCTGATCTAACTAGGTCTAAGGAAATAGAAAGGTATGCAGTGAAGAACGGAAGACAAGTTATAATAGTTCTAAATAAAATAGACTTGATACCGAGAGAAGTTGCAGATAGATGGAAAGATTACCTTTCCAAGGAATTCCCGACCGTCTACGTCTCAACTAAAATGAGACAAGGAACTAGGCTTTTGAGGGACTCCATAAAGGAGGCATTAAAAGGAGAAGGTAACGTGGCATTTGTTGGTTATCCTAAGACAGGGAAATCTTCCATTGTTAATGTGTTAAAGGGAAGGAAATCCGCTTCGGTCTCTTCCCAGCCCATGTCCACTGGTTTCACTAAAGGTATTCAGCTAATAAAGATTGATTCCAAGATATATGCGTTGGATACGCCAGGCATCATTCCACCTCATGGTAATCCGTTCGAAAAGGCAATCAGGGGAAGTAATCCAGATAATTTAGAAAATCCAATTCCTCCTGCATTAATTATACTTGAAAAAGTATTTCAAGTATCTCCAGCACTTCTGGAAACTACCTATAAGGTAAATTATTTAAACGGAATGCAGTTCCTCCAAGACTTGGCCAAGCATAGAGGTTGGATAAACAAGGAAGACAAGGAACCAGATCTTGATTTGGCAGCAAAAACTGTAATTAAGGACTACCATAACGGAAAAATAACTTATTATACTCTTCCCCCAGAATGACCTGATGATAAAAGTAGTTGTCTTTGATGCCGATAAGACGTTGTGGGATCATTATAATATCTCAGAGTTCGTAGAGCCACTTAAAAAAATTTCTGAGGACGAAATCGAGGACTCTTCGGGAAATAAACTAAAGCTTTTCCCTAACGTAAGGGAGTCACTTAAAGAACTTAAGAGACGGGGATACATCCTAGGTGTAGCCACGTGGAACTTACCTGAAAAAGCATCCTTGGTTTTTAATGCATTAGAACTTAGCCAACTTTTCGATATTATGATATCTAGACCCTTTCCATTTAAATTTTTAATGCTGACAGAAATTATTAATGAATTAAGGAAACGCGGAGTAAACGTGCAAAGGGACGAGATCATGTTCATTGACGATAGGAGGATTCACTTTGGAAACGTATGGCTGTATCTTCCAGGAGTAAAATGTATAGAAATGTGGAAAGAAATGCAGGATCATATAGATGTGTTTAAACTTTTAGAACGTTCTCAGTTGAATGATTTTTAAAATAATCGAATGTATAATAATACAATAATATAGTAATGCTTAAAACTGATTGTTCTTCACTACTTTCAGTGAAAAAGGATGATGGGTGGCCGTATCCTCCAAGTCGGATACTAAATCCAAAACTCCTTCTGAAGGAAACCCCGAACTGGGGCAATTTAGAAGAGAGAATGGAGAGGTTCTCTCCAAAAGAAAAGGTGAGACAAAATGCCAACAGGTGCTAGATTAACTATAGATGCTCTAAAAAGAGAAGGTGTCAAGGTAATTTTCGGAATCCCTGGACTGTCTAACATGCAACTTTATGATGCATTTGTAGAGGATTTAATGAATGGAGAGTTAAGGCATGTATTAATGAGACATGAACAAGCAGCGGCTCATGCTGCAGATGGTTACGCTAGGGCTTCTGGAATTCCTGGAGTATGTACTGCAACGTCGGGTCCCGGAGCAACTAACCTAGTTACTGGGCTCATAACTGCATATTGGGATAGCTCTCCTGTGGTAGCAATAACTGGACAAGTTCCGCGATCTACCATAGGAAAGATGTCATTTCAGGAAGCTGACGCAGTTGGAGCCACGGAAGACGTGGTAAAATATGCATATCAGGTAAGAAAATTCGACGAAATACCTCCAGCGATCAAAAATGCCTTCTATGTGGCTACCACCGGAAGACCAGGACCAGTAGTGGTAGATATACCTAGAGACATATTCTACGAAAAAACGGATAACATAAAGTGGCCTGAAAAACCCACTATAAGGGGATATAGACCTTTCAAAACAATAATTGATCCAATAGCAATTAAGAAAACGGCCGAGATGTTGATAAACGCTGAAAGGCCTGTTATAATGGTAGGAACTGGTGTAGTATGGTCAAATGCTTCTAAAGAAGTATTGGATCTGGCAGAGACGTTAATTGCTCCAATAGTGTCAACCCTACCTGGTAAATCAGCTATACCGCATGACCATCCATTGTACTTAGGTGCAATGGGGTATTATGGAAGGGCAGAAGCTTCGATGGTAGCTTTAGAGTCTGATATGATGTTCGTAGTAGGTGCTAGGCTAAGCGATAGAACGTTCACTTCATATGACGAGATGATAGAGACCAGGAAAAAGTTCGCCATGATAAATATAGACCCTACGGATTCAGAGAGAACCATAAGAATGGATGTAGCCCTTTATGGAGATGCTAAGATACTATTGAGAGAAATTCATAAGGCGGTATTGGAGTTAGGCAAAAAGAACGATAGATCTGCATGGATGAAAAGAGTCAAAGAGTTGAAAGATTACTATTCGCAGTTCTATTTCAACGATGATAAGACCAGAATGAGACCTTGGAAGGTTCTCAAGACCATAAGACAGAACTTGCCAAGGGACGCTATTGTAACGACTGGAGTAGGTCAACATCAAATGTGGGCGGAAGTATTTTGGGAGGTACTTGAGCCCAGGACTTTCCTCAGCTCTACTGGGATGGGAACTATGGGCTTTGGCTTACCTGCTGCAATCGGAGCTAAAATGGCAAGGCCGGATAAAGTAGTTGTAGATCTAGATGGCGATGGTTCGATGATGATGACTGGAACTAACTTCGCCACCGCGGTAGATGAGAACATTCCAGTCATCTCTATAGTGTTTGATAATAGATCATTAGGGTTAGTAAGGCAAGTTCAAGATTTGTTCTTCAACAAGAGGGTTGTAGGAGTGGACTATGGACCTTCCCCAGATCTAGTGAAATTTGCGGAATCCTTCGGTGCGCTAGGTTATAACGCTACCACTTACGAAGAACTGGAGAAGTCAATAAAGAGCGCCATAAAGGAAAACCATCCGGCTTTAATAAGAGTTCCAATAGACAAGCAAGAGTTAGCCTTGCCAACTTTACCACCAGGAGGAAGACTAAAGCAGGTGATCGTAACTGACCCAAGAAAAGGTAGTTAGAATATTAGGATATTACCACGATGCCAGTTACATAGAGAGAATAGCATCTAATCTAAGGAAGTTGTTGGTGGACGTTGACTGGATCTATGGCAGGAAGATAAACGATGAAGGGCTATATGAGATATATATGGGCATACCTTACACTAATAATTTCGAAATAGCCGTTGCAAACTTAAGTAAGACAGTAGAAATAGAAAAAGTTGAGGTATTAGAGGACGCGCAATTAGAGACATACGTTGTGTCTCATGACGGAACTATAAGGAAAGGTGGAGAGGAAGAGTGGAATGATGGAGAGAACCTCATAATTTATCTACCAGTTTTCTCTAAGGTAGTAGGATATAGTTGG
It includes:
- the leuS gene encoding leucine--tRNA ligase, which encodes MNSIAAKWQEEWNKRKVYEGNPDPNKPKFYSTAAFPYPNSPMHIGHGRSYVTADVYSRFKRMMGYNILFPMAFHFTGTPIIAMADDIAKGDKELISIFKEIYDIPDEVIPKLSEPLFMATYFKEDIKKAMKELGLGIDWRREFTTIDSEFSTFVLWQFKKLHDRGYIVRDTHPVGWCPVHNIPVGMHDTKGDMEPDIGEYVLIYFVMDDVILPAATLRPETIFGVVAVWVNPDEKYKIVEAYGRRLLVSDRSALKISFQTDNVKVVGEIKGSDLKGKEVLNPVTGNKVPILGADFVDPMVGTGVVMSVPAHAPFDYYYIKKLKPDIKIIPVVKVEGFSDIPTRDLIDNAQVNGKEDLQKLTEQLYRAEYNKGKIRGDAISLAKPEYAERLKTISGMSVPEARKAITDFIISEGIGRKIYEIMNRPVYCRCGNEVVVKILKDQWFLDYGNPEWKSLARKLLYSMRVVPEEVRKEFDYALGWLEKRACARTRGLGTPLPWDKKWIIESLSDSTIYMAFYTVVHKIREYKLIPSQMTIEFWDYLLLGIGDAEDISKKTGINKAILNDLKSEFDYWYPLDFRHSGRDLVPNHLSFFIFNHAGIFPEAKWPRGVAVNGLLLYEGKKMSKSLRNIVPLRKSIRMYSADLVRAVLSATAEMGSDVNFSESLVKSIGDTYKFFYQLTDQLKEFNSSEIKFPERWLYSVFNSMKKNVTNYMENMDFRDAFNEAVFVLSSQVQEYFELVKSEGRTPNKKLMQELINDWVKIIAPFSPHFAEEMWHKLGNNTLVVTEKWVEVDASSINEVVEIEHSYYEKLLYDIKSILNIYKGKPSKVKILVAGNDAQESLKKAIESITAEEGMKGFMNKVKPTDKETAKYMQKIFNYAMSMDEKMKKMASMAIDETEVAKELSPYLKAKLGLEVEVKTFEKGDSEKYKKDSLPMKPAIIIE
- a CDS encoding UbiA family prenyltransferase produces the protein MEARAFLQLIRIHNVIGAMLGDLMGYLVSSFWHVNLVQMVLSMLVVGLVAGGGYVINDYFDVNIDKINKPDRPIPSGRISGSKARKIALSMFVAGVLFSIPLGIVPFSIAMFTIVMLYLYAKDLKRTGIPGNLTVALTNGLSIFYGGSAYMEGDWLLKVILPTLYSFFLTLVREFVKGIEDYNGDKANSVTTLAVTKGIGTAWRISKILLILVIVVSPLPILFGFNLSYILLIVVAFIPSVVLSLIQKPSIESAAKARSYLKVSMLTGIVAFLLGSAPFIPKVYLSQHAYLILFQLLLSLH
- a CDS encoding NAD(P)/FAD-dependent oxidoreductase, coding for MLRLNRARLEQELWKNLKVEIGNAEILSNGVLVNGRKIEGNVINCSGWKGNAKWVKAIELLIDVDVGEEIHVYLDKRNPAGFSWSVPLPYGTLVGALSYSDPRQFLPHVKGRVIEMHGGAIPRVRPLEPNVRSLGDATGNIKTFTGGGIFGIATLIDPLVDFMSGDPKGYFETYKKISSEVQKQYKLTSLLERTWRLALLSVKLFNGKTITVKEEFDFHSLLPSIPH
- a CDS encoding 50S ribosome-binding GTPase — encoded protein: MLNKVLASIRRVDVIVEVLDSREPDLTRSKEIERYAVKNGRQVIIVLNKIDLIPREVADRWKDYLSKEFPTVYVSTKMRQGTRLLRDSIKEALKGEGNVAFVGYPKTGKSSIVNVLKGRKSASVSSQPMSTGFTKGIQLIKIDSKIYALDTPGIIPPHGNPFEKAIRGSNPDNLENPIPPALIILEKVFQVSPALLETTYKVNYLNGMQFLQDLAKHRGWINKEDKEPDLDLAAKTVIKDYHNGKITYYTLPPE
- a CDS encoding cob(I)yrinic acid a,c-diamide adenosyltransferase — protein: MFTKKGDSGETDVIRKRVGKDSPLVNFLGDLDELNSFLGMAYLKAKWDDIKRDIERLQHEIFIIGEDVSTGNNKIDQNFVKWIEERTVEYRKESGPVRLFVIPGGGECGASVHIARAVCRRVERNTVKYSKELEPFNKWIIVYLNRASSLLFSIAIVCNKRDNVSERIHDIGRYF
- a CDS encoding DUF211 domain-containing protein, whose translation is MAIRRLVLDVLKPIKGISIVELAEKIVEHKGIEGVNISVTDMDVETMGLMIVVEGENIDFENVKNTLEEEGCAIHSIDEVVSGSKMVDSRRGRNDM
- the speD gene encoding adenosylmethionine decarboxylase, whose amino-acid sequence is MMGAEVRYFPKVVGKQVYGSLYDCDVNILKDTEKLQEIVKDASKEGNMTLLDIKSWKIGEGVSVVAIILESHITIHTWPEYNFATVDVYSCGAHTDPHKAFYYIAKELKSKRYEIKEADRSSEF
- a CDS encoding TIGR00269 family protein, producing the protein MTCDVCHKNEAIIFQPHSGRSLCKDCFFNDVKERVRKEAEKQGILNSRKVLLAVSGGKDSLVLVDAISSFISASRIVAFNIVEGIGGYNRAEQAEKLRKYMETLGVQLVSTSFKSEVGYTLDEMVRSSEVKGMNVSPCTFCGGFRRKLINNAGILYGTDLVATGHNLDDEVQTIMINLIRGDLSRLIRLGDVPIKVSGKFVTRVKPLRKIYEWETTMYAYLKGYSFQEVECPHIVNKPTLRAKVRDLIYSLEEERPGSLLKILEQFDEISQKIRSNASFTELPRCEICGDPTSYGRRICKNCELLIRSGLLSQEYQKYLPMS